Genomic DNA from Erythrobacter aureus:
GTGTTGCGATCCCGTGAATGTTCTTGAGGCGTGTTTCGCCATCCTCGCTACGGAAATCCGCGCGTGGCCGTGCGATCACTTCGGGCGGGGCGGCGTCCCAGTCCTCGGGGGCAACAACCTCGCTTGCTCCCAGACGCGCGAGCGCCGCATCGAGCGCCTGCGGATCGCATTCCTCGAGCTCCATTCGCCCGGTCGAGATGTCGCACGCCGCCAGTCCGACGCCGTCGCGCACCGGTGCCACTGCTACCAGCAGGTTGGCGCGGCGCGGTTCGAGCAGCGCTTCCTCGGTCAGCGTGCCGGCAGTAACGAAGCGCACGATATCGCGCGCGACCAGCGCCTTGGATACCGGCGTGCCTTCGCGTTTGGCGCGTTCCTTTGCCTGCTCGGGCGTCTCCGTCTGTTCGGCGATCGCGACCCGGCAGCCGCCCTTGATCAGCCGGGCGAGATAGCCTTCGGCCGAATGGACCGGGACACCGCACATCGGGACCGGTTCGCCATCGTGCTCGCCCCGCGTGGTCAGCGCGATGTCGAGCACGCCCGCGGCCACCTTGGCATCCTCGAAGAACAGCTCGAAGAAATCGCCCATGCGGTAGAACAGCAGTGCATCGCCTGCCTCGCGCTTGAGCGCCAGATATTGCTGCATCATCGGAGTGGGCTTGCCGGGCATGGGAGGGGCCTAGCGAGCATGGCGGTGATTCGGGAGTCGGGCTACCACTCCTTTCCCCTATGACTTCGCCGCCCGAACGGTTAGGGGCAGCAACGCAAGACAAGGGGACGCCGATGGCCGACGAGAAATCCGCATTCACCACCCGCGAAGCGCTGTTCTACCACGAGACGATTCGTCCCGGTAAGATCGAGATCATCGCCAGCAAGCCCATGGCGAGCCAGCGCGATCTCAGCCTGGCCTATTCGCCCGGCGTGGCCGCCCCGGTGGAAGCGATTGCGGCAAACCCCAAGGATGCGGCCCGTTACACCGCGCGGTCGAACCTCGTCGCGGTCATTTCCAATGGCACCGCCATCCTTGGCCTGGGCAATCTCGGCGCGCTGGCCTCGAAGCCGGTGATGGAAGGCAAGGCAGTGCTGTTCAAGCGCTTCGCCGATGTCGATTCAATCGACATCGAACTCGATACCGAGGACCCGGAAAAGTTTATCGAAGCCGTCGCGCTGATGGAGCCGACCTTCGGTGGCATCAATCTGGAAGACATCGCCGCGCCCGAATGCTTCATCATCGAACAGGCGCTGCGCGAGCGGATGAACATTCCGGTCATGCATGACGATCAGCACGGCACCGCGATCATCGCTGCGGCGGGCCTTATCAATGCCTGCCATCTGACTGGACGCGAGCTCAAGGACTGCAGGATGGTGGTGAACGGGGCGGGTGCTAGCGCGCTGGCCTGTACCGCACTGATCAAGGCGATCGGCGTGCCGCACGAGAACGTAATCGTATGCGACCGGTCGGGTCCGATCACACCAGGCCGCGCGGACGTCGACCAGTGGAAGAGCGCGCATGCAGTCGAAACCACGGCCACCAATCTTGAAGAAGCGCTCAAGGGGGCCGATATCTTCCTTGGCCTGTCGGCGGCAGGTGCGCTCAAGCCCGAATGGGTCGAGCATATGGCCGACAGGCCGATCATCTTCGCCATGGCCAACCCGGTGCCCGAGATCATGCCTGAAGATGCCAAGGCGGTCCGGCCCGATGCGATCATCGCCACCGGCCGCAGCGACTATCCCAACCAAGTCAACAATGTGCTGGGCTTCCCTTTCATTTTTCGCGGCGCGCTCGATGTGCAGGCGACCGCGATCAATGAGGAGATGAAAGTGGCGGCGGCGCGTGCCATCGCCGAACTGGCGCGCGAGCGCGTGCCCGAGGAAGTGGCTGCCGCTTACGGAGTCACGCATCAATTCGGCGA
This window encodes:
- a CDS encoding NADP-dependent malic enzyme, encoding MADEKSAFTTREALFYHETIRPGKIEIIASKPMASQRDLSLAYSPGVAAPVEAIAANPKDAARYTARSNLVAVISNGTAILGLGNLGALASKPVMEGKAVLFKRFADVDSIDIELDTEDPEKFIEAVALMEPTFGGINLEDIAAPECFIIEQALRERMNIPVMHDDQHGTAIIAAAGLINACHLTGRELKDCRMVVNGAGASALACTALIKAIGVPHENVIVCDRSGPITPGRADVDQWKSAHAVETTATNLEEALKGADIFLGLSAAGALKPEWVEHMADRPIIFAMANPVPEIMPEDAKAVRPDAIIATGRSDYPNQVNNVLGFPFIFRGALDVQATAINEEMKVAAARAIAELARERVPEEVAAAYGVTHQFGEEYIIPAPFDPRLMEVVSSAVAKAAMETGVAQAPIEDFEEYRHQLKARLNPTTAALTNIYEQAKANPKRMVFAEAEEDVVLRAAVQFRDFGYGEPILVGRTEKVREKLVELAVDDPDDWIVENSALSDKVPAMVDFLYKRLQRRGYTERDVARMVNQERNVFAALLVALGHGDGMISGLTRTFSQTAREVGRVLDPAPGAVPFGVHMMIGKNTTVFLADTTINERPTAEQLAHIAKETAAVARRMGHEPRVAFLSFSTFGNPSGQWLDNIRDAVAILDAEEPGFEYEGEMAPDVALNPTVMKLYPFSRLSGPANVLVMPGLQSANLSAKLLRELAGETTVGPMMIGMEKPVQIAPMTAIAPDVLTLAVLASAGVVG